One Syntrophales bacterium DNA segment encodes these proteins:
- a CDS encoding FG-GAP-like repeat-containing protein, with translation MMKRFGVLVIAAALVVAAGLVWARDTKTVAVLPFSVSSAENIDYVQQGIWNMLSSRLSSSGKIAVPGKDTVLGVLGNRAGKEMPLAELQAVGKSLKADYVVAGSVTKIGANLSIDAKLVDIATSKSPVGVFTSSKGMDEVIPKITEFAQKIETHVLGGAAPEATPLTPLPPPTAVMPSGTSTRESEIIAGMRKGKAGTFTGAINPDFINAMQPVDRKGFWMSERFPLEFRGMDIGDVNKDGLNEIVTISRNEIRIFQKKGKEFRMLQKISGRSSDNYMTVDVADINRNGVPEIIVTNSLENSVNSFVYEWQDGKFVQIASRLPWFFRVINRHNPASQQLLGQRYHGMNISMDTNEFMPFETQIHEIVWDGTRYTEGQRMKIPLGMSVFGLTIDDLGQGPSRIIALNQDDYLCIYQETEKPLKSLQKFGGASELLYKSDDPFGGSNLYVEAPTGATGVEAYLSKYWVNTRILTTDLNKDGRREILLVKNISASARIMRNVKLYTSSEFYNIEWDGVGMVENWRTRKINGYVADYQYKDVDNDGENEIVMALVLSTGASFGESSVLAAYKMTPVATQIPQAEPMEIQK, from the coding sequence ATGATGAAGCGTTTTGGAGTTCTCGTAATTGCAGCGGCGCTGGTCGTGGCGGCCGGGCTGGTCTGGGCCAGGGACACCAAGACTGTGGCTGTGCTGCCGTTCTCAGTCTCCAGTGCTGAAAACATCGACTATGTCCAGCAGGGTATCTGGAACATGCTGTCCAGCCGCCTGTCGAGCTCCGGCAAGATTGCGGTGCCCGGCAAAGATACGGTGCTGGGCGTGCTCGGCAACAGGGCAGGCAAGGAAATGCCCCTGGCGGAGCTACAGGCCGTGGGAAAATCTCTCAAAGCCGACTACGTTGTCGCAGGCAGCGTCACCAAGATCGGTGCCAACCTGAGCATCGACGCCAAGCTCGTGGACATCGCGACGAGCAAGTCACCCGTCGGCGTTTTTACCTCGTCGAAGGGGATGGACGAGGTCATTCCAAAAATAACGGAATTCGCACAGAAAATTGAGACCCATGTGTTGGGCGGCGCAGCACCGGAAGCCACGCCCCTCACACCCCTTCCTCCGCCGACGGCCGTCATGCCCTCGGGCACGAGCACAAGGGAATCGGAAATCATCGCCGGCATGCGTAAGGGTAAGGCCGGGACATTCACGGGTGCCATCAATCCCGACTTCATCAATGCCATGCAGCCGGTGGACCGCAAAGGATTCTGGATGAGCGAGCGTTTCCCCCTCGAGTTCCGGGGCATGGACATCGGGGACGTAAACAAGGACGGCCTGAATGAGATCGTAACCATCTCCCGCAACGAGATCCGGATCTTTCAGAAAAAGGGAAAGGAATTCCGGATGCTCCAGAAGATCAGCGGGCGATCCTCGGATAATTATATGACGGTGGACGTCGCGGACATCAACCGCAACGGTGTTCCCGAAATCATCGTGACCAACTCCCTTGAAAACTCCGTCAACTCCTTCGTCTACGAATGGCAGGACGGCAAGTTCGTCCAGATCGCGTCGAGGCTTCCGTGGTTCTTCCGGGTGATCAACCGGCATAACCCGGCAAGCCAGCAGCTCCTGGGTCAGCGATACCACGGCATGAACATCTCCATGGACACCAATGAATTCATGCCTTTTGAAACCCAGATCCATGAAATCGTCTGGGACGGCACCCGTTATACCGAAGGCCAGAGGATGAAGATCCCCCTTGGCATGTCCGTCTTCGGCCTGACCATTGACGATCTCGGCCAGGGTCCGTCGAGGATTATCGCCCTGAATCAGGACGACTATCTCTGCATTTACCAGGAGACGGAGAAACCGCTGAAATCACTACAGAAATTCGGTGGCGCCAGCGAACTCCTGTACAAAAGCGACGACCCCTTCGGCGGAAGCAACCTTTACGTTGAGGCCCCGACCGGCGCCACGGGCGTGGAGGCCTACCTGAGCAAATACTGGGTCAACACACGCATCCTTACAACGGACCTCAACAAGGACGGACGACGGGAGATCCTGCTGGTAAAAAACATCTCCGCATCCGCCCGGATCATGCGAAACGTGAAGCTCTATACGTCGAGCGAGTTCTACAACATTGAATGGGACGGCGTCGGCATGGTAGAGAACTGGCGAACCCGGAAGATCAACGGGTACGTGGCCGATTACCAGTACAAGGACGTGGACAACGATGGGGAAAACGAGATCGTCATGGCCCTTGTTCTCTCGACAGGAGCATCGTTCGGCGAGTCGAGCGTCCTGGCGGCCTACAAGATGACGCCGGTGGCCACCCAGATCCCCCAGGCGGAACCCATGGAGATCCAGAAATAG